Proteins from a single region of Aureibacter tunicatorum:
- the kbl gene encoding glycine C-acetyltransferase — translation MYDTLKPVLEKQLQEIKDAGLYKEERIIVGPQGADIKLEDGSEVINFCANNYLGLSSHPKVIESAKKALDEHGYGMSSVRFICGTQDIHKKLEKKISEFLGTEDTILYVACFDANGGVFEPLLNAGGAIISDQLNHASIIDGVRLCKAQRYRYKHNDMEDLEAQLIASQDAEHRLIVTDSVFSMDGTIAQLDKICDLADKYKALVMIDESHSSGFMGANGRGVHELCDVIDRVDIITSTLGKALGGASGGFTSGKKEIIDMLRQKSRPYLFSNTLSPSITAASIDVIDLISSTSDLRDQLMENTKYFREKMTEAGFDIKPGTHPICPVMLYDAKLAQAFASKMLDRGIYVIGFYYPVVPQGQARIRVQISAVHTQEHLDKAINAFIEVGKELKVID, via the coding sequence ATGTACGATACACTAAAACCCGTATTAGAAAAACAACTTCAAGAAATAAAAGACGCTGGTCTTTATAAAGAAGAAAGAATCATCGTAGGCCCTCAAGGAGCCGATATCAAGCTTGAAGATGGCAGCGAAGTTATTAATTTCTGCGCCAACAACTATTTAGGACTTTCATCTCATCCAAAAGTTATCGAATCAGCGAAAAAAGCGCTTGACGAGCATGGATACGGGATGTCATCTGTAAGATTTATCTGCGGAACTCAAGATATACATAAAAAACTTGAAAAAAAGATTTCCGAATTTCTAGGCACAGAGGATACTATTCTTTACGTAGCTTGTTTTGACGCCAACGGAGGTGTTTTCGAACCTTTATTGAATGCTGGTGGAGCAATCATATCCGACCAACTAAACCACGCTTCCATAATCGACGGCGTGAGGCTTTGCAAAGCTCAAAGATACAGATACAAGCATAATGACATGGAGGATCTAGAGGCTCAATTAATTGCTTCTCAAGATGCTGAACATAGACTGATCGTTACTGACTCTGTATTCTCGATGGACGGCACAATCGCGCAATTAGACAAAATCTGCGATCTAGCTGACAAGTACAAAGCACTTGTCATGATTGACGAAAGCCATTCGTCAGGATTCATGGGAGCAAATGGTCGTGGTGTTCATGAGCTATGCGATGTTATCGACAGAGTTGATATCATTACCAGCACATTAGGAAAAGCTTTAGGCGGAGCTTCTGGTGGATTCACATCTGGAAAAAAAGAGATCATCGACATGCTAAGACAAAAGTCGAGACCTTATTTGTTTTCCAACACGCTTTCGCCATCTATCACAGCCGCCTCTATCGATGTGATTGATCTTATATCATCAACATCAGACTTAAGAGACCAATTGATGGAGAATACTAAATACTTCAGAGAAAAAATGACTGAAGCAGGATTCGACATCAAGCCTGGAACTCACCCAATATGCCCGGTGATGCTTTATGATGCGAAACTAGCTCAAGCGTTCGCTTCTAAAATGCTTGATAGAGGTATTTATGTTATTGGATTCTACTACCCAGTTGTGCCTCAAGGACAAGCTCGTATTAGAGTTCAAATTTCTGCAGTGCACACACAAGAGCACCTTGACAAAGCAATCAACGCTTTCATCGAAGTAGGCAAAGAACTTAAAGTCATTGACTAA
- a CDS encoding NADP-dependent isocitrate dehydrogenase, which translates to MVNKKITVAYGDGIGPEIMKATLDIIKAAGARIETDIIEIGKEVYLKGISAGIEPQSWDSLKETKVFLKAPITTPQGGGFKSLNVTTRKTLGLYANVRPCRALSPYVHTHHPKTDIVIVRENEEDLYAGIEHQQTDEVVQCIKLISRPGCERIVRYAFEYAKAYGRKKVTCMTKDNIMKQADGLFHQVFNEIGEEYPEIEKDHIIIDIGSAIVADKPETLDVVVTLNLYGDIISDIAAQITGSVGLGGSSNIGQNYAMFEAIHGSAPDIAGKNIANPSGLLNGAIMMLVHIGQPDIATIVHNAWLRTIEDGIHTGDIYKEGLSTQKVGTKEFAEAVIKRLGEKPIEIPAVEYTQQETEAENENVNIESAKPKEKALVGVDVFLNWNEGNRNPNVLGELLEKLEIENLSLKVITSRGVKVYPHGNPETFKADHWICRFYANEDIAKPSDIIKLLDTLNQNGLEFVKTEHLYTFDGERGFSLAQGE; encoded by the coding sequence ATGGTCAATAAAAAAATCACCGTAGCGTACGGAGACGGAATAGGCCCAGAGATTATGAAGGCTACCCTTGATATTATCAAGGCGGCTGGAGCCAGAATCGAAACCGACATTATTGAAATCGGAAAAGAGGTGTACCTTAAAGGCATATCTGCTGGTATAGAACCTCAATCCTGGGACTCGCTCAAAGAAACAAAAGTATTTCTTAAAGCCCCTATTACCACTCCTCAAGGAGGAGGATTCAAAAGCCTTAATGTCACTACTCGTAAAACTCTAGGCCTATACGCCAATGTAAGACCATGCAGAGCATTGTCGCCATATGTGCATACCCATCACCCAAAGACAGACATTGTCATTGTTCGTGAAAATGAGGAAGACTTGTACGCAGGCATCGAGCACCAGCAAACTGACGAGGTCGTTCAATGCATCAAGCTAATCTCTAGACCCGGCTGTGAAAGAATCGTAAGATACGCTTTTGAATACGCTAAAGCTTATGGCAGAAAAAAAGTCACTTGCATGACCAAAGACAATATCATGAAGCAAGCTGACGGCCTATTCCATCAAGTATTCAATGAAATCGGTGAAGAATATCCTGAAATCGAAAAAGACCATATTATTATAGATATCGGCTCTGCTATCGTAGCTGACAAACCTGAAACGCTTGACGTTGTCGTGACGCTTAATTTGTATGGAGATATAATTTCCGACATTGCAGCTCAAATCACAGGCTCTGTTGGCTTGGGAGGCTCTTCGAATATTGGCCAAAACTACGCAATGTTTGAAGCAATCCATGGATCCGCGCCTGACATTGCCGGCAAGAATATCGCAAACCCTTCAGGACTGCTTAATGGAGCTATCATGATGCTTGTGCATATAGGCCAGCCTGATATCGCCACAATCGTTCATAATGCCTGGTTGAGAACTATCGAAGATGGCATACACACTGGAGACATCTACAAAGAAGGATTAAGCACTCAAAAAGTTGGGACTAAAGAGTTTGCAGAAGCTGTTATCAAAAGATTAGGTGAAAAACCCATCGAAATACCTGCTGTCGAATACACTCAACAAGAAACTGAAGCAGAAAACGAAAATGTAAACATCGAGTCAGCAAAGCCAAAAGAAAAGGCTTTAGTAGGAGTGGATGTTTTTCTTAATTGGAATGAAGGAAACAGAAACCCTAATGTATTGGGTGAATTGCTGGAGAAGCTTGAAATTGAAAACCTTTCACTAAAAGTAATCACCAGCAGAGGCGTAAAAGTGTACCCTCACGGCAATCCTGAAACTTTTAAAGCAGACCACTGGATATGCAGATTTTACGCTAATGAAGATATTGCTAAACCTTCGGATATTATCAAGCTCTTGGACACTCTAAATCAAAACGGACTGGAGTTCGTTAAAACAGAGCATTTATATACTTTCGATGGAGAAAGAGGTTTCTCACTCGCGCAAGGAGAATAG
- a CDS encoding O-acetylhomoserine aminocarboxypropyltransferase/cysteine synthase — protein sequence MATDLKFETLQLHAGHDVDETGSRAVPIYQTSSYVFKDAQHGANLFALKEFGNIYTRLMNPTTDVFEKRIAALEGGVAALAVASGQAAQFIALNNIVSAGENIVSSSNLYGGTYNQFKVAFKRLGIDVKFTEDNEPETFEKLIDENTKAIYLETIGNPAFNVVDFEAIAEVAKKHDIPFVVDNTFGAGGYLFRPLEYGANIVTASATKWIGGHGTSIGGVIIDGGNYNWGNGKYPQFSEPSEGYHGLNFWETFGSDSPFGNIAFIIRARVEGLRDLGPALSPFNSFQLIQGLETLSLRMDRICENAIELAKWLEKHEAVDSVNYPGLESSATHENAKKYLKRGFGGVFTFKIKGGKEIAEQFVNNLKIVSHLANVGDAKSLIIHPASTTHQQLSDQEQLAAGVEPTTLRVSVGIEHIDDLKADFQQSFNAVRLENVNGELV from the coding sequence ATGGCAACCGATTTAAAATTCGAAACACTACAATTACACGCAGGGCATGATGTTGATGAGACAGGTTCTAGAGCTGTTCCTATTTACCAAACTTCTTCATATGTATTCAAAGACGCTCAGCATGGAGCTAATCTATTCGCATTGAAAGAGTTTGGGAATATCTACACAAGATTGATGAACCCTACGACTGATGTGTTTGAAAAGCGTATTGCTGCCTTGGAAGGCGGAGTAGCTGCTCTTGCGGTTGCTTCAGGTCAAGCTGCTCAGTTTATCGCTTTGAATAATATTGTAAGCGCTGGCGAAAATATAGTGTCGAGCAGCAACCTTTATGGAGGAACATATAATCAATTCAAAGTCGCTTTCAAAAGGTTGGGCATAGATGTGAAGTTCACTGAGGATAATGAGCCTGAGACTTTTGAAAAACTTATTGATGAAAATACAAAAGCGATTTATCTAGAGACTATAGGAAATCCGGCATTTAATGTTGTTGATTTTGAAGCTATAGCTGAAGTCGCTAAGAAGCATGATATTCCATTTGTAGTGGACAATACCTTTGGTGCTGGAGGTTATTTATTCAGGCCATTGGAGTATGGAGCTAATATAGTGACAGCATCTGCGACTAAATGGATCGGAGGGCATGGAACAAGCATCGGAGGTGTGATTATCGATGGAGGAAACTATAATTGGGGCAATGGAAAGTATCCACAGTTCTCGGAGCCTTCAGAAGGTTACCATGGCTTGAATTTCTGGGAAACATTCGGTTCTGATAGTCCGTTTGGAAATATTGCTTTTATAATCAGGGCTAGAGTGGAAGGCTTGAGAGATTTGGGGCCTGCTTTGAGTCCATTTAATTCGTTTCAATTGATTCAAGGTCTTGAAACGTTGTCTTTGAGAATGGATAGAATTTGCGAAAATGCTATCGAGCTTGCTAAATGGTTGGAGAAGCATGAGGCTGTTGATAGTGTTAACTATCCTGGATTAGAATCCAGCGCAACTCATGAAAATGCTAAGAAGTATTTGAAGAGAGGTTTTGGAGGAGTGTTCACTTTCAAGATTAAAGGAGGCAAGGAAATAGCGGAGCAATTCGTTAATAACTTGAAGATTGTGAGTCATTTGGCTAATGTGGGAGATGCAAAGAGTTTGATAATCCATCCTGCGTCCACAACACACCAACAGTTGAGCGATCAAGAGCAATTGGCTGCGGGTGTTGAGCCTACTACTTTGAGAGTGTCGGTTGGCATTGAGCATATCGATGACTTGAAGGCGGATTTTCAGCAGTCTTTCAACGCTGTGAGGCTTGAAAATGTTAATGGAGAGTTAGTATAA
- the rplS gene encoding 50S ribosomal protein L19, producing the protein MSDLIKLIEEEYKEKRAALPEFKAGDTVNVYCKIKEGEKERIQQYQGTVIQIKNVGSNGETFTVRKISNGIGVERIFPMLSPNIDKIEVIRRGAVRRARLYYLRGRYGKSARIKEKR; encoded by the coding sequence ATGAGCGATTTAATTAAATTAATCGAAGAAGAATATAAAGAAAAAAGAGCTGCCCTTCCTGAATTTAAAGCAGGAGATACTGTAAACGTATACTGCAAAATTAAAGAAGGTGAAAAAGAAAGAATTCAGCAGTATCAAGGAACAGTTATCCAAATCAAAAATGTTGGATCAAATGGTGAAACATTCACTGTTCGTAAGATTTCTAATGGTATAGGTGTGGAAAGAATTTTCCCTATGCTTTCTCCTAACATCGATAAGATCGAAGTGATTAGAAGAGGTGCGGTGAGAAGAGCTCGTCTATACTACTTAAGAGGTAGATACGGAAAATCTGCGAGAATCAAGGAGAAAAGATAA
- a CDS encoding 30S ribosomal protein S16, whose product MAVKIRLARRGRKRRPIYDVVVADSRSPRDGKFIEKIGSYNPNTNPATVLINEEKAVQWVLNGATPTDTARTLLSYRGVMYKKHLQVGVAKGAITQEQADAKYAEWKAQKDAKIEGKVSSLTQTADAAKKAKLDAEAKVNAERAESLKKRDEEAAAAAAPAEEAGEAESEAEETQE is encoded by the coding sequence ATGGCAGTAAAAATTAGATTAGCGCGTCGTGGACGCAAAAGAAGACCTATCTACGACGTAGTGGTTGCTGACTCAAGATCGCCACGTGATGGTAAATTCATTGAGAAAATTGGTTCGTACAATCCAAACACTAACCCAGCTACAGTTCTTATCAACGAAGAAAAAGCTGTGCAGTGGGTATTGAATGGTGCTACGCCAACTGATACTGCAAGAACTTTGTTGTCATACAGAGGTGTAATGTACAAGAAGCATTTGCAAGTAGGTGTTGCTAAGGGTGCTATCACTCAAGAGCAAGCTGATGCTAAATATGCTGAATGGAAAGCTCAGAAAGACGCTAAGATCGAAGGTAAAGTTAGCTCATTGACTCAAACAGCGGATGCTGCGAAGAAAGCTAAGCTTGACGCTGAAGCAAAAGTTAATGCTGAAAGAGCAGAGTCTTTGAAAAAGAGAGACGAAGAGGCGGCAGCGGCTGCGGCTCCAGCAGAAGAGGCAGGCGAAGCTGAATCAGAAGCAGAAGAAACGCAAGAATAG
- a CDS encoding bestrophin family protein → MVIKNGVKISFVLKETMKPLVYLISISLFAWIVYTTTEFKHDLFSFAILGVLGTALSIFLGFRINEAYERWWEARKLWGALVNYSRSFARQINTLVTRENLNASEDLKSFREEMILRHVAYINALRLHLRNQEDFDLLGKYVDEEEIEYLKEKKNVPAFIAHIQSERLRSSFKSSLSDNILLYEVDKNLIELYNIQGGCERIKNTVFPEHISHFATTMAWIFSSLVPFAIIEVERFDWFEIMTGTFIGLTLIITDRLGMELKNPFENAANDIPMTALCRTIEIDLLQMLGETDLPEKVKSNEGVLL, encoded by the coding sequence ATGGTAATTAAAAATGGCGTTAAAATTAGTTTTGTCCTGAAAGAGACGATGAAACCTTTGGTTTATTTGATTAGCATATCATTATTTGCCTGGATTGTCTATACGACAACAGAGTTCAAGCATGATTTATTTTCTTTTGCGATTTTGGGTGTTTTGGGAACAGCTCTTTCCATATTTTTGGGGTTTCGTATAAACGAAGCTTATGAGAGGTGGTGGGAAGCTCGAAAACTTTGGGGAGCGTTAGTGAATTATAGCAGATCTTTCGCCAGGCAAATCAATACGCTTGTCACGAGAGAAAACTTAAATGCTTCAGAAGATTTAAAAAGCTTCAGGGAAGAGATGATTTTAAGGCATGTGGCTTATATAAATGCATTGAGATTACACTTGAGAAATCAAGAAGATTTTGATTTGTTAGGGAAGTATGTGGATGAGGAGGAAATTGAATATTTAAAGGAAAAGAAGAATGTGCCTGCTTTCATCGCTCATATCCAGAGTGAGAGGTTGAGGTCGTCATTTAAAAGCAGCCTTTCGGATAATATATTGCTTTATGAGGTGGATAAGAACCTTATTGAACTATATAATATTCAAGGAGGTTGCGAACGTATTAAAAACACTGTTTTTCCAGAGCATATTTCTCATTTTGCTACAACAATGGCTTGGATTTTTTCATCTCTGGTGCCGTTTGCAATTATTGAGGTAGAGCGTTTTGATTGGTTTGAGATAATGACAGGAACATTTATAGGATTGACATTGATTATTACTGATAGGCTGGGGATGGAATTAAAAAACCCATTTGAAAATGCGGCTAATGATATTCCAATGACTGCACTATGCAGGACAATCGAAATAGATTTATTGCAAATGCTTGGAGAGACTGATTTGCCGGAAAAAGTTAAGTCAAATGAAGGGGTGTTGCTTTAA
- the rimM gene encoding ribosome maturation factor RimM (Essential for efficient processing of 16S rRNA), giving the protein MRIEDCYHLGTIVKKHGLRGEVLVTFDVDEPGMYEEVEAIFLKEGESLLPYFVEDVHFSNQRVIVKFEGVDTPEQADEFKGMEMYLPLEVLPDLGEGKYYYHELIGMQVIDKEAGDIGKVLNVLDLTSQMLLQVDHKEKEVLIPLSDDIVVSVDKKLQKIDVDLPDGLLDLYLED; this is encoded by the coding sequence ATGCGCATAGAAGATTGTTATCATCTAGGAACGATAGTCAAGAAGCATGGCTTAAGAGGAGAGGTTTTAGTCACTTTTGACGTTGACGAACCGGGAATGTACGAAGAGGTTGAAGCAATATTCTTAAAAGAGGGCGAGAGTTTATTGCCTTACTTTGTCGAAGACGTGCACTTTAGCAACCAACGCGTAATTGTCAAATTTGAAGGAGTTGACACCCCAGAGCAAGCTGATGAGTTCAAAGGCATGGAAATGTACTTGCCATTGGAAGTGTTGCCGGACTTAGGCGAAGGCAAATATTACTACCATGAACTTATTGGGATGCAAGTGATTGACAAGGAAGCTGGAGATATAGGCAAAGTGCTTAATGTGCTTGACCTTACAAGTCAAATGCTTTTGCAGGTTGATCATAAAGAAAAAGAGGTGCTTATTCCGTTGAGTGATGACATCGTGGTCTCGGTGGACAAGAAACTTCAGAAGATAGACGTAGATCTTCCTGATGGTTTGCTTGACCTGTATCTTGAAGATTAG
- a CDS encoding homoserine O-acetyltransferase family protein, with protein MLSHQVFKYDQPYEVESGDILPCFDLFYVTMGKLNPEKDNVIWVCHAFTGSGDFTDWWPGLFGKGKLFDPDKHFVICANMLGGCYGSTGPLSNNPKTGEPYYHDFPQLTNRDIVGAFEILRNHFGFEKIHTLIGCSMGGQQALEWAISKPNIFERLISIGSNAKQSPWGVAFNESQRMAIRQDQTWPERSPEAGVEGMKTARAIALISYRNYNTYNISQSEDTDEKIDNFKASSYQNYQGEKLARRFNAYTYWLLSKAMDSHNVGRDRGGVEHVLNDLTSEALFIGVSSDTLFPTLEQKHMAEHALFGSYSEIHSDYGHDGFLLEADQLTEKVNNFYKKVEQKRRFHLKAAEVQI; from the coding sequence ATGTTGTCGCATCAAGTATTTAAGTACGATCAACCTTATGAAGTTGAGTCTGGAGATATTTTGCCCTGTTTCGATTTATTTTACGTTACAATGGGGAAGCTCAATCCAGAGAAAGATAATGTCATATGGGTTTGTCATGCATTTACAGGGAGCGGCGATTTTACTGATTGGTGGCCTGGCTTGTTTGGTAAAGGAAAGTTGTTCGACCCGGATAAGCATTTTGTAATTTGCGCGAATATGCTTGGAGGTTGTTATGGGTCCACAGGTCCTTTGAGCAACAATCCGAAGACAGGGGAACCTTATTATCATGATTTTCCTCAATTGACCAATCGAGATATAGTTGGCGCGTTTGAGATATTGAGAAATCATTTTGGTTTTGAGAAAATTCATACATTGATAGGTTGTTCAATGGGAGGACAACAAGCATTGGAATGGGCTATTTCCAAACCAAATATTTTTGAAAGATTAATATCTATTGGATCAAATGCTAAGCAATCTCCATGGGGAGTTGCATTTAACGAATCGCAACGCATGGCTATAAGGCAAGATCAAACTTGGCCTGAAAGAAGTCCTGAAGCCGGTGTTGAAGGAATGAAGACGGCGAGAGCTATCGCTTTGATTTCATATAGAAACTATAATACTTATAATATATCTCAATCTGAAGATACAGATGAGAAAATCGATAATTTTAAAGCTTCTTCATATCAAAATTACCAAGGAGAAAAGTTAGCCAGGAGATTTAACGCTTACACTTATTGGCTGTTAAGCAAAGCAATGGATTCCCATAATGTTGGCAGAGATCGAGGAGGCGTAGAACATGTGTTGAATGATCTTACTTCTGAAGCCTTGTTCATTGGCGTAAGCTCCGATACCTTATTTCCTACCCTTGAGCAAAAACATATGGCTGAACATGCTCTTTTTGGTTCGTATTCGGAAATTCATTCGGATTATGGACATGATGGATTTTTATTGGAAGCAGATCAACTGACTGAAAAGGTGAACAACTTCTATAAAAAAGTAGAGCAGAAAAGGCGCTTTCATTTAAAAGCGGCTGAGGTGCAAATCTAA
- the trmD gene encoding tRNA (guanosine(37)-N1)-methyltransferase TrmD has protein sequence MRIDIITVLPELLESPLGHSIMQRAQDKGLVEIGIHNLRDYSVKKHKNVDDYAYGPGAGMVLQIEPIVRCIEALETERKYDEIIYMSPDGERFQQAMANELALKGNLLILCGHYKGVDERVREHFVTKEISLGDYVLSGGELGAAVVTDAVVRLLPGVLSDETSALTDSFQDGLVAPPVYSRPSEFRGMKVPDILLSGHEAKIEKWRFEQSLERTKLRRPELLKSNKR, from the coding sequence ATGAGGATTGATATTATTACCGTATTGCCTGAGTTGTTGGAAAGTCCCTTGGGACATTCAATTATGCAAAGAGCTCAGGATAAAGGTTTGGTGGAGATAGGAATTCATAATCTGAGAGATTATAGCGTCAAAAAGCATAAGAATGTTGATGATTATGCGTACGGTCCGGGCGCAGGCATGGTGCTTCAAATCGAGCCGATTGTTCGATGCATAGAAGCGCTGGAGACTGAAAGGAAGTATGACGAGATCATCTATATGAGTCCTGATGGCGAGAGGTTTCAACAAGCTATGGCTAACGAGCTGGCTTTGAAAGGCAATTTGCTGATTCTCTGTGGGCATTATAAAGGTGTCGATGAAAGAGTCAGGGAGCATTTTGTAACAAAGGAAATTAGCTTGGGAGATTATGTGCTTTCGGGAGGCGAACTTGGAGCTGCTGTTGTCACAGACGCAGTGGTAAGATTGCTTCCAGGAGTATTGTCGGATGAAACTTCAGCATTGACAGATTCATTTCAAGATGGATTGGTTGCTCCTCCGGTTTATAGTAGACCGTCTGAGTTTAGAGGGATGAAAGTTCCTGATATATTATTGTCAGGGCATGAAGCGAAGATTGAAAAGTGGAGATTTGAACAATCTCTGGAGAGAACTAAACTAAGACGTCCGGAATTACTCAAGAGTAACAAAAGATAG
- a CDS encoding cupin domain-containing protein: MKQFSANYWINSLNLSSHPEGGHYKETYASSIILDKNSTNQNFSGDRKLATSIYFLLEKNEKSHLHRLKSDEIWYHHYGDSLTIHILENGEAKTEILGPDIENGQKMQVIVPAGAIFGSECREGEFGYGLVGCMVAPGFDFEDFELFKASELASEYPNHHELLKKMCLS, encoded by the coding sequence ATGAAGCAATTCTCAGCAAACTATTGGATCAACAGCCTCAATTTATCATCGCACCCTGAAGGAGGCCATTACAAGGAAACATATGCTTCAAGCATTATTCTTGACAAAAATTCTACTAACCAAAACTTCAGTGGAGACAGAAAACTGGCAACTTCAATTTACTTTCTTCTAGAAAAAAACGAAAAATCCCACTTGCATCGACTGAAGTCAGACGAAATCTGGTATCACCATTATGGAGATTCATTAACAATACACATTCTTGAAAATGGGGAAGCAAAAACAGAAATATTAGGTCCTGACATAGAAAATGGACAAAAAATGCAAGTCATCGTTCCTGCTGGGGCAATCTTTGGATCCGAATGCCGTGAAGGTGAATTTGGATACGGCCTAGTTGGTTGCATGGTAGCTCCAGGGTTCGATTTCGAAGATTTCGAGTTATTCAAAGCTTCCGAACTTGCATCTGAATATCCAAACCATCATGAGCTTTTAAAAAAAATGTGCTTGTCATAA
- a CDS encoding NAD-dependent epimerase/dehydratase family protein — protein MNKILVIGAFGQLGSELTLELRKIYGDSNVIASDISENHPLAHEGLFERIDVLDYQRLEEVVDKYEITQIYNLAAILSSVGESKPKLAWDLNMGGLMNVLEIARIKKLDKIYWPSSMAVFGPDTPKANTPQDTVTNPTTMYGISKLAGERLCEYYYNKFGVDVRSIRYPGLIGYKAMPGGGTTDYAVDIYFKAVKGEAFDCFLSKGEPLPMMYMNDAVRGTIELMEAPAKNITIRTSYNMSAMSFDPEEIEASIQRHYPDFKIGYAPDHRQDIAASWPDSIDDQVARRDWAWKEEFDLNAMSDDILLNLAKILK, from the coding sequence ATGAATAAAATTTTAGTAATCGGGGCTTTTGGCCAATTAGGTTCTGAATTAACCTTGGAATTGAGGAAAATATATGGCGATTCAAATGTTATCGCATCGGATATTTCGGAAAATCATCCATTGGCTCATGAAGGACTTTTTGAGAGAATCGATGTCTTGGATTATCAGAGATTAGAGGAAGTCGTTGATAAATATGAAATCACGCAGATTTATAATTTGGCGGCAATATTGTCTTCTGTGGGAGAATCCAAGCCTAAGTTAGCTTGGGATTTAAATATGGGAGGCTTGATGAATGTGCTTGAAATAGCGCGAATTAAAAAGCTGGATAAAATTTACTGGCCAAGCTCAATGGCTGTATTCGGGCCGGATACTCCTAAAGCGAATACGCCTCAGGATACAGTGACGAACCCTACGACTATGTATGGAATAAGCAAGCTGGCAGGAGAGAGATTGTGCGAGTATTATTACAACAAGTTTGGAGTGGATGTGAGAAGTATCAGATATCCAGGACTTATTGGCTACAAAGCAATGCCGGGTGGTGGTACAACTGATTATGCGGTTGATATTTACTTTAAAGCTGTGAAAGGCGAAGCATTTGATTGTTTCCTATCGAAAGGAGAGCCATTGCCTATGATGTATATGAATGATGCTGTTCGTGGCACAATTGAGTTGATGGAAGCTCCAGCGAAAAATATCACAATCAGAACGAGTTACAACATGTCGGCGATGTCATTTGATCCGGAGGAGATAGAGGCGTCTATTCAAAGGCATTACCCAGACTTCAAGATTGGCTATGCTCCTGATCATAGGCAAGATATAGCCGCGTCATGGCCTGATTCGATAGACGATCAGGTAGCCAGAAGAGATTGGGCATGGAAAGAAGAATTCGATCTTAATGCGATGTCAGACGATATATTATTGAATTTGGCGAAGATTCTGAAATAA
- a CDS encoding helix-turn-helix domain-containing protein, with amino-acid sequence MHELETGFVSLQTQNDAHFFILRFEKEFVSSDLNIPGECSVINEILWVKSGSGQIVIDDEEYEISENSFYLITKGQRRRFTRDTNVDGYYVAFRDSFIENQNAKFNLFNHLRINTRIEYKSNYNVVLDEFFDKLHQESLNSQEGEFGSLDIVKNILRVVLINIERFKQQHFSTSFDDLDVNDGYLIFNNFIKLLEKKYRIFHSVSEYCHELGISQLNLGKISQVYLDKTPREIIEMRIVTEAVRMMKHDGKSTKDISQDLGFDNLTFFNKTFKKIMGMHPNKYIELFID; translated from the coding sequence ATGCATGAATTAGAAACAGGCTTTGTAAGTTTACAAACGCAAAATGACGCACACTTTTTTATCTTAAGATTTGAAAAGGAATTTGTTTCGTCAGACCTAAATATCCCAGGTGAATGTTCAGTCATCAATGAGATATTGTGGGTGAAGTCCGGAAGCGGACAGATAGTCATAGACGATGAAGAGTATGAAATCTCTGAAAATTCTTTTTATCTTATTACTAAAGGCCAACGAAGACGTTTTACACGAGACACTAATGTGGACGGGTATTATGTGGCTTTTAGGGATTCTTTCATTGAAAATCAGAATGCAAAATTCAATCTTTTCAATCACTTGAGAATCAATACAAGGATAGAATACAAGTCAAATTACAATGTAGTCCTTGATGAGTTTTTTGATAAGCTGCATCAAGAGAGTTTAAATAGCCAAGAAGGTGAGTTCGGAAGCTTGGATATTGTTAAAAACATCCTTAGAGTTGTTTTGATCAATATTGAAAGATTCAAGCAACAGCACTTTTCGACATCTTTTGATGATCTTGATGTCAATGATGGGTATTTGATTTTTAATAATTTTATTAAGTTGCTAGAGAAGAAATACAGAATTTTTCATAGCGTAAGCGAGTATTGCCATGAGCTTGGCATCTCTCAACTTAATTTAGGTAAAATTTCTCAAGTGTATTTGGATAAGACTCCAAGGGAGATTATCGAGATGCGTATTGTGACTGAAGCAGTCAGGATGATGAAGCATGATGGGAAGTCTACTAAGGACATAAGCCAAGATCTAGGATTTGACAATTTGACATTCTTCAATAAGACATTCAAGAAGATTATGGGTATGCATCCGAACAAGTATATCGAATTGTTTATTGACTAG